The following are from one region of the Capsicum annuum cultivar UCD-10X-F1 chromosome 1, UCD10Xv1.1, whole genome shotgun sequence genome:
- the LOC107844612 gene encoding ankyrin repeat-containing protein At5g02620-like encodes MIKYYDLVAAGIKARNGFDALHIAAKQGDLGVVKVQMLVHPELSMSVDVADTTTLHSATNQGHIKVVNYLLEVESSFTTIAKSNGKTALHSAARNGHVQVVKAPLNKEAGIASRMDTKGQNALHMAVKGQNLEVVEELIRADAKLINIIDIKGNTALHIAARKGRAQKFKMEGESVMDENGESSNNVIIGEHEEDENESRYVGNIDGDTSGDKKDSPRGKSSKRRK; translated from the exons ATGATCAAGTACTATGATCTTGTTGCTGCTGGAATCAAAGCAAGGAACGGATTTGATGCCTTGCACATTGCTGCTAAACAAGGGGATTTGG GTGTGGTGAAGGTACAAATGCTAGTACATCCTGAGCTCTCAATGAGTGTTGATGTTGCAGATACAACAACTTTGCATAGTGCAACAAACCAAGGACATATTAAAGTGGTGAATTATCTATTGGAGGTTGAGAGTAGTTTTACCACTATTGCTAAAAGTAATGGGAAAACGGCCCTTCATTCTGCAGCAAGAAATGGACATGTGCAAGTGGTGAAGGCCCCTTTGAATAAGGAGGCGGGGATAGCGAGCCGTATGGATACAAAGGGGCAAAATGCACTTCACATGGCTGTCAAGGGACAAAACCTTGAGGTTGTGGAGGAGCTGATTAGAGCAGACGCTAAGTTGATAAATATTATTGACATAAAGGGCAATACAGCATTGCATATTGCAGCTCGGAAAGGAAGAGCTCAG AAATTTAAGATGGAAGGCGAGAGTGTCATGGATGAAAATGGAGAAAGTTCGAATAATGTTATAATAGGGGAACATGAAGAGGATGAAAATGAGAGCAGGTATGTTGGAAACATAGATGGTGATACATCTGGAGATAAAAAAGATTCTCCGCGTGGTAAATCATCAAAGAGGAGGAAATAA